The window ACAACACCCTCCTCCAGCTCTCCCTAAGCCCCACGTTCCTCAACGCGCTCGACTCCGCGATATGCTCCGGCAGTCCGGCTGCCGTTAAGTCGGCCCTCGACTCGCTGATCCCGCAGTCGTACATATACAACTTCACGGTGTATCTGGCCGGCGGCTCCCCGCCGCCTTGCCTAGTATGCGCGACGTGGAACCAGAAGCTCCTCTCGGTAGCCCGGCCCACGGGCTGGGGAGGATCGGCCTCCTCCTCGTCGGCCGCCGTCTCCGCCGTCCTCCCCGACGGCACCCAGGTCAAGATAGTGCTGTACGTGGCGAGGCCATGAAGGGCCAGTGGATAGTCCTGACGGCGCTGGCCGTCGTCGTGGCCGTGGCGGTGATATACATGGCCTACGTCTCCTCTACCATAGTCCCCGTCGCCTCTATCCAGAGGCCCGCCTACGGCATAATGAGCCAGAACTGGCCCGAGCTGGTCCAGCTACTGTCGGGCTACGCCACGTTCCTGGCCCAGTCCGCCGCCTCGAAGATATCCTCCGGCGCGCTGGACGCCGGCCTCTACAACAACCTCCTCCAGACGCACCCCAACGATATATACTTCCAGCTACAGGCGACGTCGCAGTACGCGGCCTCCGCCCTATCGGCGGTGGAGCAGAGCCTCATACCCCTCGGCACGTTCGTAGCGGGGAGCTACGCGATCGACCAAGGCGGCTTCGGCGGGACGCTCGGGCCCTATCCGGCCGCCGTCATTCTCAGCGACGCCTATAACTTCTCCTACTGGTGGAACATGGGCGCACTCTCGGCGCCGGGCGTCTACAAGGTCTATAGATTCGTGGTGACGCCCTACAGCCAGATCCTGAACAGCGACTACGTAATAATCTACTCGGCCGACGTGAGGAGGCCCACTTCGGTAGGCGAGAGCTACAGCGTCCCCATAGCCGACATACTCAACCAAGCCAGATCGGGCAACGGCTACGACGCCAGCCTGCTCAAGCAGAAGCTCTACCTCATACTGGTCAACAACACGGCGCTGGGTCAGGCCGTACAGTACTACGTCACGCAGGGTTGTAACTACCATAACCCCAACGTGGTTGGGAACTTCAGCGCCATGCTGGCGAGGGCCTTCGTCCAGCTGCCTTGGTGGTCCGAGTACCTCAAATGCCCCTTCTGCCTCTTCGACTTCAAGATGCCGAGAGGTTCCCTAGCCTCGCCCGGCGTATCCGACGAGGTGATGGTGCTCCTGTACAGCCAGCCCACCTCCAGCGTCTACCTGACCCTCAACATCCCGCTCATGATGCAAGCGTTCGGCAAAACGCCTCCCTCCAAGGGGCCCAACTTCTGCTACGACTCGGCCAACTACCAATACGTCTATCAGACACCGGCGTCGCCTAGCCTAAACAACAACCCCTATGCCGTCTATAACTTCAGCGGGATCAACGGCTTCTTCAACGCCGCGGCTATGGCGAGCTGGCCTAGCTCTATAACGTACAGCATGTGTCATCAAGTAGGGCCGGAGAATACGCCGACCCCCATAGAGCAACTAGTCACAACTTCGGTCTATGGCAACAGCACCACGGGCCTCCTCCTAGGGGCGATATACCCGGCGGGCACCTACGACGTGGGCTACCAGATATGGAACGGCTTCACGGTGCCGTCGAATTGGCCCGGCTTCCAGGTAAGGGTATTGGTGAATATAACAAATCCAAATGAGGACGAGATGGGCTACCTAGCTCTGTTCTGGGGAGGATATGACGGGACTACCTTCCCCTGGTGTGCCGACATGGTCGCAGTACAGCCCAAGGCCAATCCGCAGGAGTTCACGTGGTCGTACTTGCCTCAGGGGTTCGGTTCGGGCCCGTGGCATATCTTCTCCTGGCAACAGGGTATAGCCTACTCATCTATGGATAGTAATAGGTGGTATATACTCTCTATATCTCAAACAAATACTGGTAATATATATTTATCTGTATACAAGTTTTTATCTAATTCGACAGGTCCCATGACTCTGTATTCGGCTCGATGGATCCAATCACAGTCCTTCTTGCGGAGCTTTAACATAGTATTGGGAACTGACGTGGAGGATGCCACCATGAGCACGGACTGGAACAACACCGCTGTTTACGACTTCCTCGCTGTCAGGCCTTGGGCCTATCCAGAGCCGTCTGCGGTCTTGACAACGCTGGGCTCGGCCCCCGTCGTGAATCCGCCTCGGCAGATAGTGCTGGCCTACGGGACCACGTCCTACGTGAGGTCGTCGGCATCTCTGCTGGGCAACATATCGCTGGCTCTCGTCACCGACCTCAACATAAACCGAACTATATCTGTCAACGCAACGACGAAATACGTACTCTTCCAGAGAATCAACGCGACGTATAACCTATACACCTACGGCGTATTAGTTAAGGCCAATGCGCCTAGGAGTGCCCTCAGTACAAACTTCGCGATTTACCTAAACTATGGCGGTATTCTCTACAACTACACATGTGGAGTGGTTAACGTATGCAACCAAACGCTGGCGACTTACTACGGATATTTCGGCGGGATCGACGTAGCTCTCTACAACGTGACCTTCCTTGTGCCCCGTCATTCGAGCTTTGCCGTCGTGGCCCAGTTGCTAGGGGCTCAGCTAGCTGTCAACAATCTGACTGTGGTACATCCCCAAGTCTACTATATCTGGAGCGGCAATTCGCTCTATCTTATCAATATAGGCAATATGGACGCCGTATTCTATTTCCCCTGGCAGTCCGGCAGACCGATAGTTCAGTCAGTCACGCCAAACGACGGCGTCTTTGGAGCCAGGCTAGATATAGCCGGCCCGAACGGCAACAAGTGGACTCTAGTAATAGTGCCGCCCGCCAGCGCCGTCAACGTAACTCTGACAGCCGGGCAACAAAATATCAACCTCTATGCCCCTACATGGGAACAGCAATTCCTATATCAAGCCCCTCTCGGCAGTAACTGCCGTTTGTTGCAAGTATATTTCCCATCTAACTACGCCGGCACCAATCTGACATTAATAATACCACCAGCTATCCTTAATTCATTAGGTTTCAAAACAAGTACCTTCAACACATTAAGCTTTACAATATTCACAAGCAACGGTTGGAGCCCGCCCTTGAAATACTCAGTTGCAGGCTGGGGCGACGTCTGGCTTAACGTGGCTCAAAACAAGGGATGGTTTGCGTATAGAGGAACTTTATTACAGATATGTCCCACCTCAACTAAACAATCATCGGCTATGAGTGCTGTAGCTATATATTATAATCCATCTATATCCCAATCGACGTATGCAATAGGCAAGTATGCCAATCTAGCCTATTATCCCGACGGATTCGCCGTTGTAGTGAACGCGTCTTCGCCACCTTCGCAAGTCATGCTGACCAACACGACGCAGTTCTCCGCATGGTGTTCTATCGGCACGCCTGCTGGTAGCTTTATAGCAATATTCAGAGGAAGTTCTGGTTTTTCGCCTTGGCTTAACCAGTATGCCGGCTACTGCTATAACCAGTTTATCTGGAATACCAATGGCACGGGCTCCGAGATCTACTTCGTGCTTGCTTTGACTAAACAGTTTGCTAGTTACCACATAGCGACGATGTCAAATAATCTCCTCAATACTTACGATAAATGGTGGTTTAATTCTCTGCCTAACACGGCATACAATTCTATCTTACTAGCTTGTAGTAGCTGTAATGGGCCCTTCAAGAGCTTTAACTACGTATATGTCACTGGCACCACCTACGGCATCGTCGTGATTCCCTACACCTGGCCTCTGCCTTACTTTATATTGGACGGACAAATTTATCAGACCATATGAGAGGCTTGGAGGCTCTGGAGGTGGCCATCCTTCTGTCGGTGTCCCTCGCTATAATATTCGCCGCAGTGCCCTATATAGTCCAGAACATATTCCAGATAGAGGCGAGCCTCGAGGCCAAGAACGTTATGGCTTTCCTGACGGCGTTGGCAGACTCGCTGGAGACCGACTTCGGCATGACTGGCGTCCAGAGGATGTACCAGTTGCCCAACTCGTACTTCGGCTCGTTCTACGTGAGGACGCCCAGGCTCTACGTGACGGTCCAGTGCGGCGGCGTGTCGCAGACCTACGTGTTCAGAGAGGCCGTGATCGGCTACAACTCGACCTACGTCGAGTTCGGCAACTCGATGCTTAGAGGCCTCAACGGCTCCCTCGCAGTGCCTATAGGCGAGCCTGTGGTGGCCGTAAACTCGACCTACCCGAGGACTGTGAGGCTCTACAGCCGCGTCGTCTTCGTCAACGGGACCAACTCGCTGTACCTCTACACGATCTCGGCCTCCTTCACGCAACAAGGCAACGGCGGCGTCCTCGCCTACGTGGTAGGTCCGCTGAACTCCACGTCGATTAGTTGCGGCGGAAGCGTCAACGTCGTAGTGCAGAGCAGGCTGGGCTCCAAGACCGTCTCGTTCAACAACATCAAGAACATCTACATAGTCTGGAACAACATCACCCTTATCTGGAAATGAGAGGCATATCGGCGATCGAGGCGGCCATACTCTTCGGCTTCATGGCCGCCGCGTACCTCCTCGCCTCATACCTCGTGTGGCTGCTGTCGTACCAAGCCTTCCAGCAAGAGGCGGCCACCACCGCTAAGCTGATGGCGCGTTACGTGGCCTCGCAAGTGGCCGACCTAGCGTCCTCGTCGTTGACGCCGGGGGTGAGGTCCATCAGCTACAAGCTGTTTCTCCCGACGCAGTTCCCCAACTTCGACGCGTACTCCTACTCCATAGCGCTGGTCAACAACTCCACTAGGCCGGGCACCGTCTCGCTCTACGTGGTGCTGAACTTCACGGCATATCGCGGGTCGTTCGCGGCGAGCCTCTACAGGGTCTCGTCGTTCGCCTACAGCCTAAACGCCTCGTTCGCAGGCGTGAGGATATACGCCACGAACTTCGACGGCGTGATTGGGGGGTCCTCATGCGTCGTCCCGTCCCCGGTGGCGCCCGGCCTAAACGCCGTCAACCTCACGCGGCCGGGATGCGGCGCCCTTTGGTACGCTCCTACGCCGGCCAACTACAAGCTTCTGACCGTCGTGAGGAGCGGCTAGATGTGGCTCGTCGACCCCCTCGAGTGGCAGTACGCGATGTCTCTGGCCAGATCGCTTCTGCCGGAGCTCTCCTACTCCCGCGATATCGAGGCGGCGCTCGCCGCGTCTAAGCTCGGCGGGCTTCCCCTCGAAGCGTTGAGGCGGCTCGATTGGTCGCGCCCCGTGATCTACATGCCGCCCTTCGAGAAGCTCGCCGAGGGATCCATCGTGGTGGCCGTTGAGGGGTTCACCGCCCGACGCCTCGTCACGATGGGTATTAAACCCGACATAGTGGTGACCGATCTCGACTTCGAGCCGGAGTCGGCGGGGCTGGGCTCGCTGGCGGTCGTCCACGCCCACGGCGATAACGTGGAGAGGCTTCAATCGGCGCCTCCCCGTAGGGTCTTCACGGTCCAAGTCCCGCCTCCGCCAGGCACGGCGAACGTGGGGGGCTTCACCGACGGCGATAGGGCGGCGTATCTGGCCTACGCCATGGGCGCGCGGGAGATAACCGTGAGCGGCTTCTACCCAGACGTGCCCGTGAAGCGCCGCGATTCCGTAAAGGCCAGGAAGCTGGCTCTGGCAAGGGCCCTTCTGGCCCGCCTATCGAGGAGAGTCCCACTGCGCTTTCTCTGAGAACGCGGCCAGCATCTCGAGGGATCTCGCCAGTTGCCTAAGCCGCTCCCCGTCGTCCTCGAACTCCAGATACTTCTCCACCGGTATCTTCATGTCCATCATGTCCTCGCCAGCGATATATACACAGAGCGCGCCTCTGCACACGGTCAGCGTGTATATGGTCCTATAGGGATACAGCTCTGTGTAGTACCAGAGAAACCCGCCTATGGCTCTGAGGGCCTCCACCACCCTCGGGTCCCGCGACAGCTTCGCTATCCTCCCCTTGTCCACATCCATACGTGGACCGCGTTTTCAATTTATAAAGAGTCGCCGCTCTACGAGAACCTGTACCAGACGCCCATGCCGGAGCGGGGGTAATTCCAGTCTATGTTCTCGTAGGGGCACACCACGCGGCAAGTCCCGCACTCTAGACAAGCCTCGGTGCTCAGCACCACTATGTCGCCTTGTTGCACGTAGCATTTGGCGGGGCACATGTAGGTACAGGGCTTCTTCTCGCAGAGCCTGCACTTCTCGGGGTCCTTTATCTTTATGTGGGGCCTGTATATATCGGTGTCCCATGCGTTTACGTTAAGCCTCTCCTCTATGGTCAAGAACTTAACGGCTTGTTGGGCGCTCATAGGTATGCCAACGCGTACATCGTATTTATCAATATCTTCATTAGAGAGTCGCCCCGCTCGCCTAGAGTCGTCTTGAGGGCGGAGGCGACGGTCGGCGGCCTGTCCTCGACCGTGAAGTAGTTGCGCATGAACGCGTTGACCAGCTTGGGCATGTCGTCGAAGGCGAACCGGCCGGAGAGGATCTTATCGGCGTTCTTAAACGCCAGGAGGTCTCTGAGGACGAAGCTACTCCTCAGCTTGTCGTCGTAGCGGGACAGAGCGTCGGGCCGCCCCGCCTCCTTAATAGTCTCGGCGGCCAGCACGCCGGATGCCACCGCGAAGTCGACTCCTCTGATCAAGACGCCGGCGTGCATCAAGAAGCCGGCCGCATCGCCCACGATAAGCAGTCCGTCGTACGAGAACCTGGGCGGCGCCATGGATATCCCGGCCACCGGCGTCAGATGCGCCGAGTATTCCTGCAGGCTAGCGCCGGCGACTAGCTTGGATATATACGGGTGGGTGCGGAACCTCTCGGCCAAGTCGTATACGGGCGTCGTGAGCTGGCGCCAGGACGTCAGGTAGACCACCACGCCGAGGGCCACGGCGTCCTTATAAGTGTAGAGGAAGGCGCCTCCCGGCAGATATTCCGTCGGCCATCCGGCGAAAGCCCACGCGAGGCCTTCGTCCTCGGACAGCCCGAGCCTGTCCTCCATAATCTTTCTGTTCTCGAACTTGAGGACTTCCTTGGCGCCCACCGCCACGTACTCCGGCTTAAGCCTCTGCACGATTCCGGCCCTCTCGAGGAGCAGTCTGTTGACTCCCTCGGCGTCGATTATGTAGTCGGCGTATATCTTGTCCTGCCCCGACCTCACGCCCACGAACCTCCCCCTCTCGTCTCTGAGCAGTTCGTCCACGACGACCTCAGTGACTATCTTGGCCCCCGCCGATGTGGCCAGCTTGCCGAGCCAGGAGGTGAACGCGACGAGGGGGGCGACGAAGCTTGACTTCTCCGGCTTGATCACCTCGAACTCTATAGTGGTGACTGATTCGTCCGACATTAGGGAGACGCGCTCCTTGCGTACCCACCGGTCGGCCGGCGCGTCTTTCCTGAACTCGGGCAGATATTTGTCGAGCCAGTAGGCGTAGATCCTCCCCCCGTATACCTGTTTAGAGCCCGGCTCCCTCCCCCTTTCTATGACCAAAACCTTAAAGCCGGCGGAGGCCAGCTTATAGGCGGCGGCGAGGCCTGCGGGACCGGCGCCTACCACAACCACGTCGAACTTAGACGACATCGGTAAGGCGAAGGGCTTTGCTTAAAAATATTGGGGATAGCTTATAGCGAAAAGGGACGTTGCGGAATGCCGATAGGCTTAAAACGCCAGAACCGCAACCCTCCGTGAGGATCCGGGTCAAGTACTTCTCGGCGCTCCGCGACATAACGGGGAAGATAGCCGAGGAGCTCGACGTGCCGGACGACTACACGCTCGGCGAGCTCGTCGACTGGTTCTTCAAGACCTACCCCAAGGCCCTCGCGTATAGAGACGACGTGATCTTCCTCGTGAACGGGCGCAACGCCACTGAGAACTACCTCCTCAGAGAGGGGGACGAGGTGGCGATAATGCCGCCGGTGTCGGGCGGAGGCGGGCTGATCTCCGGCGAGATCGACATAGGCAAAGAGGTGGAGGACATCATAGCGAGGACGGCGCCTAGAGGCGCCGGCGGCGTGGTGATCTTCGTCGGCTTCGTCAAGGGGCGCGTCGGCGACGCCGAGGTGGGCGAGCTGGACTACGAGGCGTACGAGCCCTACGCCAGCCAGAAGATAGCGGAGATAGAGCAGTGGGCCCGCTCGGTCGACGGGGTCCTCGACGCGAGGATATACCACAGAGTGGGGGCGCTCAAGCCGGGCGACCACACGATCTACGTGATGGTCGCCGGGATAAACAGAGACGTCTCGTTCTCGGTGGCCAGGCAAGCGCTCGAGAGAGTCAAGCACGAGGTTCCCATATTTAAGCTGGAGCGTAGAAACGACGGCGATTACTGGGTCGTCGGCGACGGCAGACGGATTAAGAAAGCCTAGCCTCCACTCCCCGAGGCTGTCCGGCCCCCGCAACTGGCGAGCATCCACCTCCAGGCGGGGATGGCGCCGTGGTCTTCCGAGTCC of the Thermoproteus uzoniensis 768-20 genome contains:
- a CDS encoding 6-hydroxymethylpterin diphosphokinase MptE-like protein — translated: MWLVDPLEWQYAMSLARSLLPELSYSRDIEAALAASKLGGLPLEALRRLDWSRPVIYMPPFEKLAEGSIVVAVEGFTARRLVTMGIKPDIVVTDLDFEPESAGLGSLAVVHAHGDNVERLQSAPPRRVFTVQVPPPPGTANVGGFTDGDRAAYLAYAMGAREITVSGFYPDVPVKRRDSVKARKLALARALLARLSRRVPLRFL
- a CDS encoding ferredoxin family protein, with the protein product MSAQQAVKFLTIEERLNVNAWDTDIYRPHIKIKDPEKCRLCEKKPCTYMCPAKCYVQQGDIVVLSTEACLECGTCRVVCPYENIDWNYPRSGMGVWYRFS
- a CDS encoding FAD-dependent oxidoreductase, which translates into the protein MSSKFDVVVVGAGPAGLAAAYKLASAGFKVLVIERGREPGSKQVYGGRIYAYWLDKYLPEFRKDAPADRWVRKERVSLMSDESVTTIEFEVIKPEKSSFVAPLVAFTSWLGKLATSAGAKIVTEVVVDELLRDERGRFVGVRSGQDKIYADYIIDAEGVNRLLLERAGIVQRLKPEYVAVGAKEVLKFENRKIMEDRLGLSEDEGLAWAFAGWPTEYLPGGAFLYTYKDAVALGVVVYLTSWRQLTTPVYDLAERFRTHPYISKLVAGASLQEYSAHLTPVAGISMAPPRFSYDGLLIVGDAAGFLMHAGVLIRGVDFAVASGVLAAETIKEAGRPDALSRYDDKLRSSFVLRDLLAFKNADKILSGRFAFDDMPKLVNAFMRNYFTVEDRPPTVASALKTTLGERGDSLMKILINTMYALAYL
- a CDS encoding molybdenum cofactor biosynthesis protein; protein product: MRIRVKYFSALRDITGKIAEELDVPDDYTLGELVDWFFKTYPKALAYRDDVIFLVNGRNATENYLLREGDEVAIMPPVSGGGGLISGEIDIGKEVEDIIARTAPRGAGGVVIFVGFVKGRVGDAEVGELDYEAYEPYASQKIAEIEQWARSVDGVLDARIYHRVGALKPGDHTIYVMVAGINRDVSFSVARQALERVKHEVPIFKLERRNDGDYWVVGDGRRIKKA